One region of Megalopta genalis isolate 19385.01 chromosome 15, iyMegGena1_principal, whole genome shotgun sequence genomic DNA includes:
- the LOC143260616 gene encoding LOW QUALITY PROTEIN: uncharacterized protein LOC143260616 (The sequence of the model RefSeq protein was modified relative to this genomic sequence to represent the inferred CDS: inserted 1 base in 1 codon; deleted 1 base in 1 codon; substituted 3 bases at 3 genomic stop codons) — KWHASVPWLSPLIFQSRLIRKRGDEKGIHAESPXKGGQLEPRHYNDWXSLQKQTPHLLCCSXLPQLPAVITRLCMXEHALVRVSMYVAAAAACKSGTLGFGDGNGCAPPGLRKPAPGLSIGVDFARDERPEKREAEGEVQWRPTFEILVPFESGPKPTENR, encoded by the exons AAGTGGCACGCGTCCGTCCCATGGCTGTCGCCGTTAATTTTCCAATCGAGATTAATACGAAAACGCGGAGACGAGAAAGGGATTCACGCGGAGAGTCCGTGAAAAGGCGGGCAGCTTGAACCACGCCACTACAACGACT CTTCGTTGCAGAAGCAAACTCCCCATCTGCTGTGTTGTTCGTAGCTGCCCCAACTCCCTGCTGTCATTACACGGCTGTGTATGTGAGAGCACGCCCTTGTCCGTGTAA GCATGTATGTCGCAGCTGCAGCTGCCTGTAAGAGCGGAACACTGGGCTTTGGGGATGGCAACGGTTGCGCACCACCTGGCCTCAGGAAG CCAGCACCGGGCCTCAGCATTGGCGTAGACTTTGCTCGAGACGAACGACCGGAAAAAAGGGAAGCGGAGGGAGAAGTACAATGGAGGCCGACTTTCGAAATTCTGGTACCCTTCGAAAGCGGTCCTAAGCCGACTGAAAATCGATAG